In a single window of the Hypanus sabinus isolate sHypSab1 chromosome 15, sHypSab1.hap1, whole genome shotgun sequence genome:
- the LOC132405203 gene encoding general transcription factor II-I repeat domain-containing protein 2-like — protein MVDMTAHLNTLNTALQGKGRTALHMLEDVLAFERKLTVLARDLQKGTLSHFPNLREFKQGHDMIISEYLHSAIIAMQTSFGKRFCEFREEKNTLSFPVTPLSIDPSLLNTTALAGVSQPDLEMELADIADKDIWVSKFRRLTADLEDVARQKAVLAQKHKWSDIENLTDDSLRSCVKMKVTSYSPDVQTLCAEVQEQKSH, from the coding sequence atggtagacatgacagcgcacctgaacacgctgaacacagctcttcaggggaaaggacgtacagccctgcacatgttggaggatgttttggcattcgagcgcaagttgacagtgcttgccagagatttacagaaaggcactttgtctcacttccccaatttgagagagttcaaacaaggtcacgacatgataatttcggagtatttacattctgcaatcatcgcaatgcaaacatcatttgggaaacgcttctgtgagttcagagaggaaaaaaacacattatccttcccggtcactcccttaagcatcgatccttccctactgaatacgactgcattggcaggtgtgagtcaacctgatcttgagatggaactggccgacatagccgacaaagacatatgggtgtccaagtttagacgcttgacagcagaccttgaagatgttgcccgtcagaaggccgttcttgctcagaaacacaaatggagtgatattgaaaacctcacagatgacagcttgcgatcctgtgtaaagatgaaggtgacatcatacagccctgatgtgcagacgctgtgcgctgaggtccaggagcagaaatcccattaa